In Zalophus californianus isolate mZalCal1 chromosome 4, mZalCal1.pri.v2, whole genome shotgun sequence, the following proteins share a genomic window:
- the MXRA8 gene encoding matrix remodeling-associated protein 8 isoform X1, with translation MQRLRSSPPQCNPLLLLGSAVLLSSVPSGPVPAASSVVSESTVSWAAGALAVLRCQSPRMVWTQDRLHDRQRVVHWDLSGRPAGGPARRLVDMYSAGEQRVYEPRDRGRLQLPLSAFHDGNFSLLIRAVEEADAGLYTCNLHHHYCHLYETLAVRLEVTDNPREAGAHWDGEKEVLVVERGSPALLTCVNRAHVWTDRHLEEAQQVVHWDRQPPGVPHDRADRLLDLYASGERRAYGPPFLRDRVAVGADAFARGDFSLRIDPLEPADEGTYSCHLHHHYCGLHERRIFHLRVTEPAAEPPPRDSPGNGSSHSGAPGPDPTLARGRSVINVIVPEGRAHFFQQLGYVLATLLLFILLLITVILATRQRRRGGYEYSDKKSGKSKGKDVNMAEFAVATGDQALYRSEDIQLDYKNNILKERAELGHSPLPVKNIDLDREFRKEYCK, from the exons ATGCAAAGGCTCAG GTCATCCCCTCCCCAGTGCAaccctcttcttcttctaggtTCTGCAGTCCTTCTGTCCTCAG TGCCCTCAGGGCCCGTGCCAGCCGCCAGCTCCGTGGTGTCCGAGTCCACCGTGAGCTGGGCGGCAGGCGCCCTGGCCGTGCTGCGCTGCCAGAGCCCGAGAATGGTGTGGACCCAGGACCGGCTGCACGACCGCCAGCGCGTGGTCCACTGGGACCTCAGCGGCCGCCCGGCCGGCGGCCCGGCCCGCAGACTCGTAGACATGTACTCGGCGGGCGAGCAACGCGTGTACGAGCCCCGCGACCGCGGCCGCCTCCAGCTGCCGCTCTCCGCCTTCCACGACGGCAACTTCTCGCTGCTCATCCGCG CGGTGGAGGAGGCCGACGCGGGCCTGTACACCTGTAACCTGCACCACCATTACTGCCACCTGTACGAGACCCTGGCCGTCCGCCTGGAGGTCACGGACAACC CCCGGGAGGCCGGCGCGCACTGGGACGGCGAGAAGGAGGTGCTGGTGGTGGAGCGCGGCTCGCCAGCGCTGCTCACCTGCGTGAACCGGGCGCACGTGTGGACCGACCGGCACCTGGAGGAGGCGCAGCAGGTTGTGCACTGGGACCGACAGCCGCCCGGGGTGCCGCACGACCGCGCTGACCGCCTGCTGGACCTGTACGCGTCGGGTGAGCGCCGAGCCTACGGGCCGCCCTTCCTGCGCGACCGCGTGGCGGTGGGGGCGGACGCCTTTGCGCGCGGCGACTTCTCACTGCGCATCGACCCGCTGGAGCCAGCTGACGAGGGCACGTACTCCTGCCACCTGCACCATCACTACTGCGGCCTGCACGAGCGCCGCATCTTCCACCTGAGAGTCACCGAGCCCGCCGCGGAGCCGCCCCCGCGGGACTCGCCGGGCAACGGTTCCAGCCACAGCGGCGCCCCTGGCCCAG ATCCCACCCTGGCGCGCGGCCGCAGCGTCATCAACGTCATAGTCCCCGAGGGCCGGGCGCACTTCTTCCAGCAGCTGGGCTACGTTCTGGCCACCCTGCTCCTCTTCATCCTGCTGCTCATCACCGTCATCCTGGCCACCCGTCAGCGTCGCCGCGGAG GCTACGAATACTCCGACAAGAAGTCGGGGAAGTCTAAGGG gAAGGATGTGAACATGGCAGAGTTTGCTGTGGCTACAGGAGACCAGGCTCTTTACAGGAGTGAGGACATCCAATTAG ATTACAAAAACAACATCCTGAAGGAGAGGGCTGAGCTGGGCCACAGCCCACTGCCCGTCAAGAACATTGACTTGGACAGAG AGTTCCGAAAGGAGTACTGCAAATAA
- the MXRA8 gene encoding matrix remodeling-associated protein 8 isoform X3, with amino-acid sequence MELRSQVMVWELVLLQSSAVLLSSVPSGPVPAASSVVSESTVSWAAGALAVLRCQSPRMVWTQDRLHDRQRVVHWDLSGRPAGGPARRLVDMYSAGEQRVYEPRDRGRLQLPLSAFHDGNFSLLIRAVEEADAGLYTCNLHHHYCHLYETLAVRLEVTDNPREAGAHWDGEKEVLVVERGSPALLTCVNRAHVWTDRHLEEAQQVVHWDRQPPGVPHDRADRLLDLYASGERRAYGPPFLRDRVAVGADAFARGDFSLRIDPLEPADEGTYSCHLHHHYCGLHERRIFHLRVTEPAAEPPPRDSPGNGSSHSGAPGPDPTLARGRSVINVIVPEGRAHFFQQLGYVLATLLLFILLLITVILATRQRRRGGYEYSDKKSGKSKGKDVNMAEFAVATGDQALYRSEDIQLDYKNNILKERAELGHSPLPVKNIDLDREFRKEYCK; translated from the exons ATGGAGCTGCGGTCCCAAGTTATGGTCTGGGAACTGGTGCTTCTGCAGA gtTCTGCAGTCCTTCTGTCCTCAG TGCCCTCAGGGCCCGTGCCAGCCGCCAGCTCCGTGGTGTCCGAGTCCACCGTGAGCTGGGCGGCAGGCGCCCTGGCCGTGCTGCGCTGCCAGAGCCCGAGAATGGTGTGGACCCAGGACCGGCTGCACGACCGCCAGCGCGTGGTCCACTGGGACCTCAGCGGCCGCCCGGCCGGCGGCCCGGCCCGCAGACTCGTAGACATGTACTCGGCGGGCGAGCAACGCGTGTACGAGCCCCGCGACCGCGGCCGCCTCCAGCTGCCGCTCTCCGCCTTCCACGACGGCAACTTCTCGCTGCTCATCCGCG CGGTGGAGGAGGCCGACGCGGGCCTGTACACCTGTAACCTGCACCACCATTACTGCCACCTGTACGAGACCCTGGCCGTCCGCCTGGAGGTCACGGACAACC CCCGGGAGGCCGGCGCGCACTGGGACGGCGAGAAGGAGGTGCTGGTGGTGGAGCGCGGCTCGCCAGCGCTGCTCACCTGCGTGAACCGGGCGCACGTGTGGACCGACCGGCACCTGGAGGAGGCGCAGCAGGTTGTGCACTGGGACCGACAGCCGCCCGGGGTGCCGCACGACCGCGCTGACCGCCTGCTGGACCTGTACGCGTCGGGTGAGCGCCGAGCCTACGGGCCGCCCTTCCTGCGCGACCGCGTGGCGGTGGGGGCGGACGCCTTTGCGCGCGGCGACTTCTCACTGCGCATCGACCCGCTGGAGCCAGCTGACGAGGGCACGTACTCCTGCCACCTGCACCATCACTACTGCGGCCTGCACGAGCGCCGCATCTTCCACCTGAGAGTCACCGAGCCCGCCGCGGAGCCGCCCCCGCGGGACTCGCCGGGCAACGGTTCCAGCCACAGCGGCGCCCCTGGCCCAG ATCCCACCCTGGCGCGCGGCCGCAGCGTCATCAACGTCATAGTCCCCGAGGGCCGGGCGCACTTCTTCCAGCAGCTGGGCTACGTTCTGGCCACCCTGCTCCTCTTCATCCTGCTGCTCATCACCGTCATCCTGGCCACCCGTCAGCGTCGCCGCGGAG GCTACGAATACTCCGACAAGAAGTCGGGGAAGTCTAAGGG gAAGGATGTGAACATGGCAGAGTTTGCTGTGGCTACAGGAGACCAGGCTCTTTACAGGAGTGAGGACATCCAATTAG ATTACAAAAACAACATCCTGAAGGAGAGGGCTGAGCTGGGCCACAGCCCACTGCCCGTCAAGAACATTGACTTGGACAGAG AGTTCCGAAAGGAGTACTGCAAATAA
- the MXRA8 gene encoding matrix remodeling-associated protein 8 isoform X2, with translation MQRLRSSPPQCNPLLLLGSAVLLSSVPSGPVPAASSVVSESTVSWAAGALAVLRCQSPRMVWTQDRLHDRQRVVHWDLSGRPAGGPARRLVDMYSAGEQRVYEPRDRGRLQLPLSAFHDGNFSLLIRAVEEADAGLYTCNLHHHYCHLYETLAVRLEVTDNPREAGAHWDGEKEVLVVERGSPALLTCVNRAHVWTDRHLEEAQQVVHWDRQPPGVPHDRADRLLDLYASGERRAYGPPFLRDRVAVGADAFARGDFSLRIDPLEPADEGTYSCHLHHHYCGLHERRIFHLRVTEPAAEPPPRDSPGNGSSHSGAPGPDPTLARGRSVINVIVPEGRAHFFQQLGYVLATLLLFILLLITVILATRQRRRGGYEYSDKKSGKSKGKDVNMAEFAVATGDQALYRSEDIQLDYKNNILKERAELGHSPLPVKNIDLDREFRKEYCK, from the exons ATGCAAAGGCTCAGGTCATCCCCTCCCCAGTGCAaccctcttcttcttctaggtTCTGCAGTCCTTCTGTCCTCAG TGCCCTCAGGGCCCGTGCCAGCCGCCAGCTCCGTGGTGTCCGAGTCCACCGTGAGCTGGGCGGCAGGCGCCCTGGCCGTGCTGCGCTGCCAGAGCCCGAGAATGGTGTGGACCCAGGACCGGCTGCACGACCGCCAGCGCGTGGTCCACTGGGACCTCAGCGGCCGCCCGGCCGGCGGCCCGGCCCGCAGACTCGTAGACATGTACTCGGCGGGCGAGCAACGCGTGTACGAGCCCCGCGACCGCGGCCGCCTCCAGCTGCCGCTCTCCGCCTTCCACGACGGCAACTTCTCGCTGCTCATCCGCG CGGTGGAGGAGGCCGACGCGGGCCTGTACACCTGTAACCTGCACCACCATTACTGCCACCTGTACGAGACCCTGGCCGTCCGCCTGGAGGTCACGGACAACC CCCGGGAGGCCGGCGCGCACTGGGACGGCGAGAAGGAGGTGCTGGTGGTGGAGCGCGGCTCGCCAGCGCTGCTCACCTGCGTGAACCGGGCGCACGTGTGGACCGACCGGCACCTGGAGGAGGCGCAGCAGGTTGTGCACTGGGACCGACAGCCGCCCGGGGTGCCGCACGACCGCGCTGACCGCCTGCTGGACCTGTACGCGTCGGGTGAGCGCCGAGCCTACGGGCCGCCCTTCCTGCGCGACCGCGTGGCGGTGGGGGCGGACGCCTTTGCGCGCGGCGACTTCTCACTGCGCATCGACCCGCTGGAGCCAGCTGACGAGGGCACGTACTCCTGCCACCTGCACCATCACTACTGCGGCCTGCACGAGCGCCGCATCTTCCACCTGAGAGTCACCGAGCCCGCCGCGGAGCCGCCCCCGCGGGACTCGCCGGGCAACGGTTCCAGCCACAGCGGCGCCCCTGGCCCAG ATCCCACCCTGGCGCGCGGCCGCAGCGTCATCAACGTCATAGTCCCCGAGGGCCGGGCGCACTTCTTCCAGCAGCTGGGCTACGTTCTGGCCACCCTGCTCCTCTTCATCCTGCTGCTCATCACCGTCATCCTGGCCACCCGTCAGCGTCGCCGCGGAG GCTACGAATACTCCGACAAGAAGTCGGGGAAGTCTAAGGG gAAGGATGTGAACATGGCAGAGTTTGCTGTGGCTACAGGAGACCAGGCTCTTTACAGGAGTGAGGACATCCAATTAG ATTACAAAAACAACATCCTGAAGGAGAGGGCTGAGCTGGGCCACAGCCCACTGCCCGTCAAGAACATTGACTTGGACAGAG AGTTCCGAAAGGAGTACTGCAAATAA
- the LOC113927077 gene encoding uncharacterized protein LOC113927077 translates to MEPQLTSAATLTGGQDDGDEQQDEEEQGGQNVAQLLEEVRPALGDYDVDDAAAARQGGICTGRAGAVSGSAPRDPVEDAALVQAAVVMVQVAGVRALVSWLQRVDAQSSRRSARSCGTPGGCRSQCTTCCASSRCRSVHTCARFTQVPWPRALWGPLGGDSALSSAQMRGVAGQGRGQPTSPAKNPVLASAPGDSDIPGSQAHWEEKPQALRDATRETRAHAHRSVTRQIFAEHLLCARELEAVGGRQTDGRPAHGQIRLFSSLGEVSRDENRAHCPSTGLTGMASEGVTPAVSWLLCERSLAGDHVGDPQPTAKKKVDLRQQQQGTGLRPPPT, encoded by the exons atggagccccagctcACCTCCGCGGCGACGCTGACGGGTGGCCAGGATGACGGTGATGAGCAGCAGGATGAAGAGGAGCAGGGTGGCCAGAACGTAGCCCAGCTGCTGGAAGAAGTGCGCCCGGCCCTCGGGGACTATGACGTTGATGACGCTGCGGCCGCGCGCCAGGGTGGGATCTGCACGGGCCGTGCGGGGGCGGTGTCAGGGAGCGCGCCCCGTGACCCA GTGGAAGATGCGGCGCTCGTGCAGGCCGCAGTAGTGATGGTGCAGGTGGCAGGAGTACGTGCCCTCGTCAGCTGGCTCCAGCGGGTCGATGCGCA GTCCAGCAGGCGGTCAGCGCGGTCGTGCGGCACCCCGGGCGGCTGTCGGTCCCAGTGCACAACCTGCTGCGCCTCCTCCAGGTGCCGGTCGGTCCACACGTGCGCCCGGTTCACGCAG GTTCCCTGGCCTCGGGCCCTGTGGGGCCCTCTCGGTGGGGACTCAGCCCTCAGCTCGGCCCAAATGC GAGGCGTGGCTGGACAAGGCAGGGGTCAGCCAACCAGCCCCGCTAAGAATCCGGTTCTGGCTTCTGCTCCCGGGGACTCGGACATTCCAGGCAGCCAGGCTCACTGGGAGGAGAAACCACAGGCGCTCAGGGACGCCACCAGAGAGACACGTGCTCACGCCCACCGTTCTGTCACTCGACAAATATTcgctgagcacctactgtgtgccagggaaCTGGAAGctgtgggagggaggcagacagaTGGCAGGCCGGCTCACGGACAGATAAGATTGTTTTCATCCCTGGGAGAAGTGTCAAGAGACGAAAACAGGGCACACTGTCCCTCCACAGGACTGACCGGGATGGCCTCTGAGGGAGTGACACCCGCAG TCAGCTGGCTACTCTGTGAAAGGAGCCTTGCAGGGGACCATGTGGGTGACCcccagccaacagccaagaaGAAAGTGGACCTCAGGCAACAACAACAAGGAACTGGACTCCGCCCACCCCCCACATGA
- the AURKAIP1 gene encoding aurora kinase A-interacting protein translates to MFLVRLSSRLLKAAPRAGCSLPWPISGVLGGRTCRPCYSTQPTGPSGVASVPGKGLQLELEEMLVPRRMSISPLESWLTAHYLLPRLDARTPGTVAPSQLYECPPSQVEGAEQGTEEVWDAPRVQCKNVLKIRRRKMNHHKYRKLVKRTRFLRRKVREGRLKRKQIKFERDLRRIWLKAGLKEAPAGWQTPKIYLKGK, encoded by the exons ATGTTCCTGGTGCGCCTGTCTTCTCGGCTGCTGAAGGCTGCTCCTCGGGCAG GTTGCAGTCTGCCCTGGCCTATCTCAGGGGTGCTAGGCGGGCGTACCTGCAGGCCCTGCTACAGCACACAGCCAACAGGCCCAAGTGGAGTTGCCTCCGTCCCTGGCAAGGGGCTCCAGCTGGAGCTTGAGGAGATGCTGGTCCCCAGGAGGATGTCCATCAGTCCTCTGGAGAGCTGGCTGACCGCCCACTACCTCCTACCCAGACTAgatgccaggaccccagggacCGTGGCACCATCCCAACTCTATGAGTGTCCACCTAGCCAAGTGGAAGGGGCTGAGCAGGGGACGGAGGAGGTCTGGGATGCACCCCGGGTGCAGTGCAAAAACGTACTGAAGATTCGCCGGCGGAAGATGAATCATCACAAGTACCGTAAACTGGTCAAGAGGACCCGGTTCCTGCGGCGGAAGGTCCGGGAAGGACGCCTGAAACGGAAGCAG ATCAAGTTCGAGAGAGACCTGAGGCGCATCTGGCTGAAGGCAGGCCTGAAGGAAGCCCCTGCAGGCTGGCAGACCCCCAAGATCTACTTGAAGGGCAAATGA
- the LOC113927070 gene encoding translation initiation factor IF-2-like has product MVCGWWRPQVLRVAAIQVRVAVTREWPGDACSSPGQARTPTAHHPHHLLPPHRAPSLKRPDRGASPSSAAPRLRPSEQSPTPPRASAPARGPTTGAEPTPEGAEGRDWRTAAAAPRPRGDGPRPAPASPDRRPPAAAASRRPSPDLSRSRVRPPGGTHSRRPLAPSRRPTLRRRRSRRAQKAAVSGQRSGLPRPQPAGSAPPSRRRENYTSHNPKGCPRLHITSRPTSGQSSTAGGSGLSPAAEIVFSGRRSCPAAHTAAGLRRPSTRSQGRPPPSAGAAAAFPRAASPPHPAAPQTHSVLSPPPPPPPQGAAFVRARTAQAPRQPAARRSSMRKPAPGRARASRADGPLERGLRAVQNDKLHILERSKCPE; this is encoded by the exons ATGGTCTGTGGGTGGTGGCGGCCCCAGGTGCTCAGAGTGGCTGCAATACAGGTGCGCGTGGCGGTCACGCGGGAGTGGCCGGGGGACGCGTGCAGCAGCCCCGGGCAGGCCAGGACTCCCACAGCCCATCACCCTCATCACCTTCTCCCACCACACAGGGCTCCCTCCCTCAAGCGACCAGACCGAGGCGCGAGCCCCTCGTCCGCCGCTCCGCGGCTGCGCCCCTCTGAGCAGTCGCCCACCCCTCCCCGAGCCTCAGCTCCAGCCCGGGGACCCACCACCGGGGCGGAGCCGACGCCCGAAGGCGCGGAAGGTCGGGACTGGCGCACGGCAGCCGCGGCTCCCAGGCCCCGCGGGGACGGTCCCCGTCCGGCCCCAGCCTCACCCGACCGCCGTCCCCCTGCAGCCGCGGCCTCCCGCCGACCCTCCCCAGACCTAAGCCGG TCCCGCGTGCGGCCGCCCGGCGGTACCCACTCCCGGCGCCCCCTGGCGCCCTCGCGGCGTCCGACTCTGCGTCGGCGCAGGTCCCGCCGGGCGCAGAAAGCAGCCGTTTCCGGCCAGAGGAGCGGCCTACCCCGCCCACAGCCCGCAGGCTCGGCCCCTCCCTCACGGCGGCGAGAAAACTACACTTCCCACAATCCTAAGGGATGCCCTCGACTTCACATCACGTCCCGACCAACCAGCGGCCAGTCGTCCACGGCGGGCGGAAGTGGCCTGAGCCCAGCGGCGGAAATAGTGTTCTCGGGGCGGCG ctcctgccccgCCGCGCACACAGCCGCCGGCCTGCGCCGACCCAGCACCCGCTCCCAGGGGCGCCCGCCCCCGAGCGCCGGCGCCGCAGCTGCCTTCCCGCGAGCCGCCAGCCCGCCACACCCGGCTGCCCCCCAGACCCACTCGGtcctttccccgcccccccccccgcccccgcagggaGCCGCCTTCGTCAGAGCACGGACGGCCCAGGCTCCCCGCCAGCCGGCCGCACGGAGGAGCTCGATGCGAAAGCCAGCACCTGGACGAGCCAGAGCCAGCCGTGCAGACGGCCCGCTGGAAAGGGGGCTGCGGGCCGTGCAGAACGACAAACTACACATTCTGGAACGTTCCAAATGTCCTGAGTAG